From one Mesomycoplasma ovipneumoniae genomic stretch:
- a CDS encoding MAG4270 family putative restriction endonuclease — MSATLRWSKLKIKSKSENKNKPQFKGEIFFVYDIESLVIHHFYIQINSCVMSKLVTQSHREKHEQHDINKTSCCYYKKREEFFNSLKQKVVQKDRKDKSKIYNQDDLQILNKGEIKRLNKLLRKPNFLTTIKNLYKFIYGSNPGGELFIPKNAPIILDDEENFDKNISYFALFFTYYSDFKNNNYEYDEYYGIYKDDDLFEDGENYFDRFKDAPKNSKLHKVYQSLVKLTSKKSSKESGKKILAEIKKYLSLDQINSLVEKERTKIQKIKIDSINILDLNKQIYLDRAHIFPVERIKDKIVKLVNMESYKLASHEVQRFVKKITEAHNLIALDKNSHTQFDRNKFTWDSKNGKLVVKCCNSPQTCEHISKKITDLPKEKITDDILDNLYLRNSGNI; from the coding sequence ATGAGTGCAACTTTGAGATGGAGTAAATTAAAAATTAAAAGCAAATCAGAAAACAAAAATAAACCACAATTTAAAGGGGAAATATTTTTTGTTTATGATATTGAAAGTTTAGTAATTCATCATTTTTATATTCAAATTAATAGTTGTGTCATGTCTAAATTAGTAACTCAAAGTCATAGAGAAAAACATGAACAACACGATATTAATAAAACAAGTTGTTGCTATTATAAAAAAAGGGAAGAGTTTTTTAATAGTCTTAAGCAAAAAGTTGTTCAAAAAGATAGAAAAGATAAATCTAAAATTTATAATCAAGATGATTTACAAATCTTAAATAAAGGTGAAATTAAACGCTTAAATAAACTATTACGAAAACCAAATTTTTTAACCACAATTAAAAATTTATATAAATTTATCTATGGTTCCAACCCAGGTGGAGAATTATTTATACCTAAAAATGCTCCTATTATTTTAGATGATGAGGAAAATTTTGATAAAAATATCAGTTATTTTGCACTCTTTTTCACATATTATTCTGATTTTAAAAATAATAATTATGAATATGATGAATATTATGGTATTTATAAGGATGATGATTTATTCGAAGATGGTGAAAATTATTTTGATAGATTTAAAGATGCTCCTAAAAATTCAAAACTTCATAAAGTTTATCAATCATTAGTAAAACTCACTAGCAAAAAATCCAGTAAAGAAAGTGGCAAGAAAATTTTAGCAGAAATTAAAAAGTACTTATCATTAGATCAAATTAATTCTTTAGTAGAAAAAGAAAGAACAAAAATTCAAAAAATTAAGATAGATTCTATTAATATTCTTGATTTGAATAAACAAATTTATTTAGACAGGGCACATATTTTCCCAGTTGAAAGAATTAAAGATAAAATAGTAAAACTAGTAAATATGGAAAGCTATAAACTTGCCAGTCATGAAGTACAACGCTTTGTTAAAAAAATCACAGAAGCTCATAATTTAATAGCTTTAGATAAAAACTCACATACTCAGTTTGATAGAAATAAATTTACATGAGATTCCAAAAATGGAAAATTGGTGGTTAAGTGTTGCAACTCACCACAAACATGCGAGCATATATCTAAAAAAATTACCGATCTTCCAAAAGAAAAAATTACTGATGATATTTTAGATAATCTTTATTTAAGAAATTCTGGGAATATTTAG